In the genome of Chryseobacterium sp. 52, the window CTCCTGGAGTTCCAATCAACTTTACAGCGGCTCATGCAGGTGATAATTCTGTATACTATACAACGTTTACGGTAGAAAAATAAGCATGAAAAAACTGATATTACTAATGGCAGCTATCTCTATAGCTGCCTTAGAAAGTTGTACGAATGAGCTTTCTAAAATTGATAATGAAGAACTGTCCCGTGCCCCGCAACAGGTGGTGAACATCACTTCATTCGGGACTTATCCATCGGCACTTTCTTCCTTCAACAACAGGAGCATGCTCAGTAAAGGAGGTAATGCTGAGGAATTCACAGAAACGAAAGAGTTTGAATCTTCGGAATCTATAGTGCTTCCGCATCTGCAGATGTATATTTTCCCGGGATCTCTGCTGAAAGGGAACTCTATACAGAATATGGATTTTAAGCCTATCAGTGCTTCTGTAAAGCCCGTTACCGTTTCTATGTCTATTCCGGCTCTGAATAAAAAAACAGCCTTCACAATTGATCAACCTTCTCTATCCAAAACCAGACAGTTGGTACAGGATTATATCCAGTCTGCTGATTTTACACAGAACGGAACGTTGAGCTACAGTGTTGAGCAGTTTACGTCTTATGATGAGCTTAAAGTCGCTTTCGGATCCAATGTGAATACAAGGTCTTTATTTGGGAAAAATTCTACATCTACCAATATTGAAGAAGGGATGATTGCCAAAAGAACCGGGTTCTATGTGAAGTTTTACCAGACGTCTTTCACGCTGGATATGGATGTTCCTGCAGGATCGCTTGTGAATGACAATAATTTTGACAGCGGCGGTGTAGAACCGGTATATGTAAACTCTATTTCTTATGGAAGAATGGGTGTTTTAACGATCGAAACCAATGAGCTGGTAGAAACAGCAAGAACAACGATCAATGAGTCTTTCAGTAAATTGTTTGTCAAAGGCGAAAGCTATCTGACGCAGGATGAGAAAAACTTTCTGAACGGAGCAGATTTCAATCTTTATATGATAGGAGGCAGCGGGGTTACTGCGGCACAGTCTTTCAAGGGTTATGAAGCTTTTGTAAATCATATTTCAAAGGGAACGTTCTCA includes:
- a CDS encoding thiol-activated cytolysin family protein, encoding MKKLILLMAAISIAALESCTNELSKIDNEELSRAPQQVVNITSFGTYPSALSSFNNRSMLSKGGNAEEFTETKEFESSESIVLPHLQMYIFPGSLLKGNSIQNMDFKPISASVKPVTVSMSIPALNKKTAFTIDQPSLSKTRQLVQDYIQSADFTQNGTLSYSVEQFTSYDELKVAFGSNVNTRSLFGKNSTSTNIEEGMIAKRTGFYVKFYQTSFTLDMDVPAGSLVNDNNFDSGGVEPVYVNSISYGRMGVLTIETNELVETARTTINESFSKLFVKGESYLTQDEKNFLNGADFNLYMIGGSGVTAAQSFKGYEAFVNHISKGTFSKSQPGVPIFCSYSYLKDNSPVKTTFKFDIKNPPVYVKLVKENITTGRNRNVDLKLHFYSSKSQTNTIAHPAIRFVINKISRVGKKNNGLYGPFTYTTTNEPIILQNAGMNINMSLPNQVLSRESGPCMPRGRFGCEVVPTYEEDVEYSLAPSDKYNYIVID